The following is a genomic window from Dethiosulfovibrio salsuginis.
ATAATAGAGCTAGGTGAAGTCGCTGCCAGGAGACAACTGGATAGGATAGTGAGAATGGCCTCCGTTGCCCCTCCGGTCGTCGAGCGTGGTCCTCAACCTCCGCGGCTAGTACGAGGTATAGAGGTAGAGGGAGTACCGGAAGGGTTAGCGAATAGGATCAAAAATAGCTATGGGTACTGGGTCGGGAAACCTGTCTCCCCGGAGGATATCATCAGGGCGTCGGAGGCCATAAGGGCCCGTGAGGACGTTCGTACCGTCGATTATCGACTGGCGACTTTAGGTAACGAGGTTGACGTTATCCTAAAGGTTCATAGAGAGCCGGCCTATCGCTTTGCCCTGGACGGCTACGCCAGCAATATGCTGGGAGGAAGCTGGTTGGGAATCAGGGGAACCATGATGGACCTTGGGGTCGATGGTAACTATCTAAACGTAGATGCCCTCTTAGGGGATGACTGGGCGGCCAAGCTTGATTATCACTTTGGTATGGAGAAAAACTTCTACAAGTTTTCCGCCCACATGGCCAGAATATCCCTCTCCCCTAGGAACGCTCCCGACTCAAAATGGGATTACAGGAGTTTTTCAGTCACCAGAGGCATAGCCTCCAAAAACGGCAGAATGTCCGCAGGTATAATGGCCAGTAAGATCGACGGAGATGGAGGTAATCTTGATACCTGGGGTCCGGTTTTCCAGTGGGAACAGGACGGCAACCTGATGGCTAACCAGGATATAGCTTCATCTTTTAACCTATCCGCCTGGTATCCCGATGAGGGACGGGAGATAGTCATGAGGTTAGATGGCACGATCTCCACAGTCCTATCCCATCGTTGGAGGGCCTACATGAGGGGAGGATTCTTCGAGGGCAACGATGACCGCCGATATCCCGGTCAAGGGGCCTATTTAGGGGCGAGAGAGGAGCTTTACAGCCTCGCAGAGTATCCCATAAAAGGGGAGCGGTTTGCGTGGTGGAGATTGGGTTTCAGGCACCGCCTTAACGAAAGTGGGAATACCCCTCTTGAGGCGGAGCTGTTCGGAGGTCAGGGTTACATCTGGGACAACGATGGCTCTCAGATCGACAGTCCCTGGGAGGTCGGGGTGGCCTTGACGGTGCCTTCCAACCTCATAAGAGCCAGGATACTGGCTGTCTACGACGACAGTAGGGACTGGACCTTTGGATTTACCATCGGCGAACCTCTCT
Proteins encoded in this region:
- a CDS encoding patatin-like phospholipase family protein: MVRYVRLFTCITMILTASVPSFADGAVVLALSGGGMKGLAHIGVLKVLEGNGIPVAGIVGTSIGAIMGGLAASGYSADELEDLVSTIDMSSVILGQDDTLLPPSDGKNVSPLMPRREMNSKWDVVGPKGPLSGIGAHDLFMRLTARVSVSQFNDLPIPFAAVATDLMTGEKVVIRHGSLASAMRASMSIPGIFEPWPIDGRLLVDGGLVSNMPVRTAKQLFPGYPVIAVNVSSGLRSPDQIRTMPEVIDQTITILTSQNVTQEQAEADVIIRPAVESVSTLGSVKVSDIIELGEVAARRQLDRIVRMASVAPPVVERGPQPPRLVRGIEVEGVPEGLANRIKNSYGYWVGKPVSPEDIIRASEAIRAREDVRTVDYRLATLGNEVDVILKVHREPAYRFALDGYASNMLGGSWLGIRGTMMDLGVDGNYLNVDALLGDDWAAKLDYHFGMEKNFYKFSAHMARISLSPRNAPDSKWDYRSFSVTRGIASKNGRMSAGIMASKIDGDGGNLDTWGPVFQWEQDGNLMANQDIASSFNLSAWYPDEGREIVMRLDGTISTVLSHRWRAYMRGGFFEGNDDRRYPGQGAYLGAREELYSLAEYPIKGERFAWWRLGFRHRLNESGNTPLEAELFGGQGYIWDNDGSQIDSPWEVGVALTVPSNLIRARILAVYDDSRDWTFGFTIGEPLWSVRHNFP